ATTGTTTTCTATCCTGCTTAATATGACTAGGGATTGTTGAATACGCGAAACTTTTCCTAGCGCTTTTTGTGCATCCACGATCCATTCCATTTGTTCTTCTGACAAAGACTGGTGCTGCATGAGTAGATCTAGTTTGCCTGAGGCAATGGCCATGGGAGTGCGAATTTCATGCGCAATATCCCCTGAGAATTCTTTGAGGTTTTTGTAATCTGCGATGGCCTTTTTGGACATCTGTGTCAGGAATTCATTGAGCTTTTTGAATTCGAAAGTGCTACTGGGAATAGCCTCTACAGGCACTCCTTTTTCCAGATTGAAATTTTTGATTTTAACCAGACTTTGGTTGAATGGGCCCAATAAATAGCGAGATATAAAGAACCCAGCTATTAATGATAGAACCGCTAAGAAAACGAATAAAGTGAGAGTCGCCTGAAAAGTTGTGTCGAAAGTATCTTCTTGCTCGATCATAGACTCGTATAGTTCGAATCGGTACCAGTTGTTGTTGATAGGTTTGACTTGTTTGATCTTGCGATGATGGGTGACTGCACGAAAAGGGCGATGGTAAGCAATCGTATCCAGGTATTCTCGACTTTCCTGTATATCTGCTGTATCTTTTATCAACTGGATATTGATGTGTTCGTCAATTAGCGAATCATAGGGTATTCCTTTTTGAATCAGGGATGACAACTGTCGTACTTGATTGTTGAGCTCGTAATCGGTTTCACGATCCACCAGTTGGGTAAAGGTGAAGTAGTAAAAGATGCCTCCTGATGATATGACAATCACACAGAGAATAAAATAGGCTAAAATGAATTTTTGAGACAGCTTCATTATTCTACTGAATATTTATAACCGGATCCATATACGGTTTTGATGAAATCATTCCCCCCAGCATTCATTATCTTTTTCCTCAGGTTTTTGATGTGCTGATAGACAAAATCTAAAGAACCTAAGGTGTCTGCATCTTCTCCCCAAAGGTGCTCTGCTATTGCCAGCTTGGTCAGGATTCGATTTTTGTTGGCATAGATGTATATGAGCAGGTCATACTCTTTTTTGGTTAGAGCGATTGGCAATCCTTCTACATTGACTTCTCTTTTGTCTGTGTCGATACGGATATTGCCTAGTTGTAAAAAAGGGTTCCCATCCAGCTTTTTTCTTCTGTAGATGGCATTTAGACGTG
This is a stretch of genomic DNA from Reichenbachiella ulvae. It encodes these proteins:
- a CDS encoding sensor histidine kinase, with the protein product MKLSQKFILAYFILCVIVISSGGIFYYFTFTQLVDRETDYELNNQVRQLSSLIQKGIPYDSLIDEHINIQLIKDTADIQESREYLDTIAYHRPFRAVTHHRKIKQVKPINNNWYRFELYESMIEQEDTFDTTFQATLTLFVFLAVLSLIAGFFISRYLLGPFNQSLVKIKNFNLEKGVPVEAIPSSTFEFKKLNEFLTQMSKKAIADYKNLKEFSGDIAHEIRTPMAIASGKLDLLMQHQSLSEEQMEWIVDAQKALGKVSRIQQSLVILSRIENNEFNKLERLRIDTLIERICEEKEDLFEMRGISIEKSLEPTETENDPTLVEIMLNNLIQNAIKHNLKEGGSISIQLSHNQLKITNPGLAPKGKTEELLQRFRKESTTNDSIGLGLSIVQKICEVSDYTINYRFDDKNSLHQISISL
- a CDS encoding response regulator transcription factor, whose translation is MKVLLTEDNLDLQKNILTYLQNEGVMCECAENIKQCQDRLVAYEYDIIILDRMLPDGDGIEIIEFIKSRNIPTGILIASAKNELDDRVEGLNLGADDYITKPYFMTELMARLNAIYRRKKLDGNPFLQLGNIRIDTDKREVNVEGLPIALTKKEYDLLIYIYANKNRILTKLAIAEHLWGEDADTLGSLDFVYQHIKNLRKKIMNAGGNDFIKTVYGSGYKYSVE